One segment of Burkholderia multivorans ATCC BAA-247 DNA contains the following:
- the fahA gene encoding fumarylacetoacetase, with amino-acid sequence MSDTQDWRATLDPARKSWVESANDPACDFPIQNLPFGIFSDAKQPARRAGVALGDAIVDLAALGRAGLLTLPGGADVFAAPTLNAFIALGRDAWRSVRVQLSELFSRDNARLRDDAALRARVLVAQRDATLHLPVDIPGYTDFYSSKEHATNVGSMFRDPKNALLPNWSEMPIGYNGRASSVVVSGTPVRRPNGQLKLPDLERPVFGACRKLDIELETGFIVGKGNALGEPIACEDAEAHIFGMVLLNDWSARDIQQWEYVPLGPFNSKGFATTISPWIVTLDALEPFRTAQPEQSPQPLPYLQHAGRHAFDIALEVTLRAQDAAEATTICRTNFKYMYWSMAQQLAHHTVSGCNTRVGDLMGSGTISGPTKDSFGSLLELTWNGKEPVALNGGGTRTFIEDGDELTLAGWCQGDGYRVGFGTCVGKILPALQA; translated from the coding sequence ATGAGCGATACCCAAGACTGGCGCGCGACGCTCGACCCGGCCCGCAAGAGCTGGGTCGAGTCGGCGAACGATCCCGCCTGCGATTTTCCGATCCAGAACCTGCCGTTCGGGATCTTCAGCGATGCGAAGCAGCCGGCGCGTCGCGCGGGCGTCGCGCTCGGCGACGCGATCGTCGATCTCGCGGCGCTCGGGCGCGCAGGCCTGCTGACGCTGCCGGGCGGCGCGGACGTGTTCGCCGCGCCGACGCTGAACGCCTTCATCGCGCTCGGCCGCGATGCGTGGCGCAGCGTGCGCGTGCAGTTGTCCGAGCTGTTCTCGCGCGACAACGCGCGGCTGCGCGACGATGCGGCGCTGCGCGCGCGGGTGCTGGTGGCGCAGCGCGATGCGACGCTGCATCTGCCCGTCGACATTCCCGGCTACACCGATTTCTATTCGTCGAAGGAGCATGCGACGAACGTCGGCTCGATGTTCCGCGATCCGAAGAATGCGCTGCTGCCGAACTGGTCGGAGATGCCGATCGGCTACAACGGCCGCGCGTCGTCAGTGGTCGTCAGCGGGACGCCGGTGCGTCGCCCGAACGGGCAACTGAAGCTGCCGGATCTCGAGCGCCCGGTGTTCGGCGCGTGCCGCAAGCTCGACATCGAGCTCGAGACGGGCTTCATCGTCGGCAAGGGCAATGCGCTCGGCGAGCCGATCGCATGCGAGGACGCGGAAGCGCACATCTTCGGCATGGTGCTGCTGAACGACTGGAGCGCGCGCGACATCCAGCAATGGGAATACGTGCCGCTCGGCCCGTTCAACTCGAAGGGCTTCGCGACGACGATCTCGCCGTGGATCGTCACGCTCGACGCGCTCGAGCCGTTCCGCACCGCGCAGCCCGAGCAGTCGCCGCAGCCGCTCCCGTATCTGCAGCATGCGGGCCGGCACGCGTTCGACATCGCGCTCGAAGTGACGCTGCGCGCGCAGGACGCGGCCGAAGCGACGACGATCTGCCGGACCAACTTCAAGTACATGTACTGGTCGATGGCGCAGCAGCTCGCGCATCACACGGTGTCGGGCTGCAATACGCGGGTCGGCGACCTGATGGGCTCGGGCACGATCAGCGGGCCGACGAAGGATTCGTTCGGCAGCCTGCTCGAGCTCACGTGGAACGGCAAGGAGCCCGTTGCACTGAACGGCGGCGGCACGCGTACGTTCATCGAGGACGGCGACGAGCTGACGCTCGCCGGCTGGTGCCAGGGCGACGGCTATCGTGTCGGCTTCGGCACCTGCGTCGGCAAGATCCTGCCTGCATTGCAAGCGTGA
- a CDS encoding MFS transporter, with amino-acid sequence MKAILNRDFVALILSVAVVGLGTGATLPLTALALTEAGHGTNVVGMLTAAQAGGGLAIVPFVTALARRIGARRAIVVSVVVLAAATAWMQFTSNLVVWGVLRVLCGAALMLLFTIGEAWVNQLADDATRGRVVAIYATNFTLFQMAGPVLVSQIAGATGIRFALCGALFLLALPTLATIRRAPLAGDDAQHAQHDRWLAVLPRMPALIIGTGFFALFDTLALSLLPLYAMDHGVASETAVLLASIMLFGDTAMQFPIGWLADKLGRERVHLGAGAIVLAGLPLLPFVVANPLLCWPLLFVLGAAAGSIYTLSLVACGERFRGAALVTASSLVSASWSAASFGGPLVAGALMEQLGSNALVGVLVVCVAAFVAAALWERRAALSRAV; translated from the coding sequence ATGAAAGCCATACTCAATCGCGATTTCGTCGCGCTGATCCTGAGCGTCGCCGTCGTCGGTCTCGGCACCGGCGCCACCCTTCCCCTCACCGCGCTCGCCCTGACCGAAGCCGGCCACGGCACGAACGTCGTCGGCATGTTGACCGCCGCGCAGGCCGGCGGCGGCCTCGCGATCGTCCCGTTCGTCACCGCGCTGGCGCGGCGCATCGGTGCGCGCCGCGCGATCGTCGTGTCGGTCGTCGTGCTCGCCGCGGCGACCGCATGGATGCAGTTCACGTCGAATCTCGTCGTCTGGGGCGTGCTGCGCGTGCTGTGCGGCGCCGCGCTGATGCTGCTGTTTACGATCGGCGAGGCATGGGTCAACCAGCTCGCCGACGATGCGACGCGCGGCCGCGTCGTCGCGATCTACGCGACCAATTTCACGCTGTTCCAGATGGCGGGCCCCGTGCTCGTCAGCCAGATCGCGGGCGCGACCGGCATCCGCTTCGCGCTCTGCGGCGCGCTGTTCCTGCTCGCACTGCCGACGCTCGCGACGATCCGCCGCGCACCGCTCGCCGGCGACGACGCACAGCACGCGCAACACGATCGCTGGCTCGCGGTGCTGCCGCGCATGCCGGCGCTGATCATCGGCACGGGTTTCTTCGCGCTGTTCGATACGCTCGCGCTGTCGCTGCTGCCGCTGTACGCGATGGATCACGGCGTCGCCAGCGAAACGGCGGTGCTGCTCGCGTCGATCATGCTGTTCGGCGACACCGCGATGCAGTTCCCGATCGGCTGGCTCGCCGACAAGCTCGGCCGCGAACGCGTGCATTTGGGCGCGGGCGCCATCGTGCTCGCGGGACTGCCGCTGCTGCCGTTCGTCGTCGCGAATCCGCTGCTGTGCTGGCCGCTGCTGTTCGTGCTCGGCGCGGCGGCCGGCAGCATCTATACGTTGTCGCTCGTCGCCTGCGGCGAACGCTTCCGCGGCGCGGCGCTCGTTACCGCGAGCTCGCTCGTCTCCGCATCGTGGAGCGCGGCCAGCTTCGGCGGCCCGCTCGTCGCCGGTGCATTGATGGAGCAGCTGGGCAGCAACGCGCTGGTCGGCGTGCTGGTCGTCTGCGTCGCCGCATTCGTCGCGGCCGCGCTGTGGGAGCGGCGTGCCGCGTTGTCGCGCGCCGTATGA
- a CDS encoding MFS transporter → MPLPLFALAVAAFGIGTTEFVIMGLLPNVARDLGVSIPAAGMLVSGYALGVTIGAPILAVVTAKMPRKRALMGLIGLFIAGNLFCAIAPGYAVLMAARVVTAFCHGAFFGIGSVVASSLVAPNRRAQAIALMFTGLTLANVLGVPLGTALGQAYGWRATFWAVTGIGIAAAAALAVCLPKHLAMPETSITREFGVLKHPQVLMVLGISVLASASLFSVFTYITPILEDVTGFSPHQVTWVLLLFGLGLTVGGTLGGRLADWRRMPSLIATLALIGVVLALFAATMHLPFAALATIFVWGVLAFAIVPPLQILIVDRASDAPNLASTLNQGAFNLGNATGAWLGGSAIGAGVSLVNLPWVGVAMAVAALALTLWSAALERRPAAVPTEYV, encoded by the coding sequence ATGCCCTTACCTCTGTTCGCCCTCGCCGTTGCCGCGTTTGGAATCGGTACCACCGAATTCGTCATCATGGGACTGCTGCCGAACGTCGCGCGCGACCTCGGCGTGTCGATCCCGGCCGCCGGCATGCTCGTCTCCGGCTATGCGCTCGGTGTGACGATCGGCGCGCCGATTCTCGCCGTCGTCACCGCGAAGATGCCGCGCAAGCGCGCGCTGATGGGGCTCATCGGCCTGTTCATCGCGGGCAACCTGTTCTGCGCGATCGCGCCCGGCTACGCGGTGCTGATGGCGGCGCGCGTCGTGACCGCGTTCTGCCACGGCGCGTTTTTCGGCATCGGTTCGGTGGTCGCGAGCAGCCTCGTCGCACCGAACCGCCGCGCGCAGGCGATCGCGCTGATGTTTACCGGCCTCACGCTCGCCAACGTGCTCGGCGTGCCGCTCGGCACCGCGCTCGGCCAGGCATACGGCTGGCGCGCGACGTTCTGGGCCGTGACCGGCATCGGCATCGCCGCGGCCGCCGCGCTCGCCGTCTGTCTGCCGAAACACCTCGCGATGCCCGAAACCAGCATCACGCGCGAATTCGGCGTGCTCAAGCACCCGCAGGTGCTGATGGTGCTCGGCATCAGCGTGCTCGCGTCCGCGAGCCTGTTCAGCGTGTTCACGTACATCACGCCGATCCTCGAGGACGTGACCGGCTTCTCGCCGCACCAGGTCACCTGGGTGCTGCTGCTGTTCGGGCTCGGGCTGACGGTCGGCGGCACGCTCGGCGGGCGGCTCGCCGACTGGCGCCGGATGCCGTCGCTGATCGCGACGCTCGCGCTGATCGGCGTCGTGCTCGCGCTGTTCGCGGCGACGATGCATCTGCCGTTCGCCGCGCTCGCGACGATCTTCGTGTGGGGCGTGCTCGCGTTCGCGATCGTGCCGCCGCTGCAGATCCTGATCGTCGATCGCGCGAGCGACGCGCCGAACCTCGCGTCGACGCTGAACCAGGGCGCGTTCAACCTCGGCAATGCCACCGGCGCGTGGCTCGGCGGCAGCGCGATCGGCGCCGGCGTGTCGCTCGTGAACCTGCCGTGGGTCGGCGTCGCGATGGCCGTCGCCGCGCTCGCGCTGACGCTGTGGTCCGCAGCGCTCGAACGCCGCCCGGCTGCGGTACCGACCGAATACGTCTGA